The genomic region GCAAGGGTATTGTTGCTGCGGCAGACGCACGAGAAGCAAAGCGCCGGAGAGAAGCTAAGGAGAATGGAGTGATCCTCGAACGAGAGACTGGTAAGAAGAAGGGGCGTAGAGATAGGGGAAGGGACGTTGCTGTCGACCGACCGGGAGTTGGTAGACTCAAGGGGGCAGAACTACGCTTGAGCGAcaaggatatcaagagcATAGAGGGTGGAAGAGATACATTTGGTAGAAGAAGCCGGCGTTAGCACGGTATTTGGAACCCACTTTCGTGCGCCTAGCAGGACATCGTCGTCACTTCGAGCGGCAGCCTTTGAAATGGCATGTAAAAACCAACagtttcttcttttgatCTACCATACGTAACCATTCCTAGTCAGTAGTCTCCCCGGCATAATGCCTAGAAATACAGCCTTATTCAAGGAATAGGAACCATGTATATACAGATGCTTCCTCAGTCCACTTCAACTTAATACGTTCGTGATACTCTGAGCTACATGAGAATCTTCCCAGAAGCTACAAGAGTTTGAATCTATTGGGGCCATATTTTAAGCACATGTAAGCGCTTCCAAGTAAAAGagaatttaaaatataaacaAAGGAAAGGTCAAGGACAGCGCGCGCATATAACCATTGCAAATTTCCACCAAATTTGAAGCCATAAATCCCTTAAAGTCATGATCTGAGCGCAACTAAAATGACAAATTCGTACGCAGGTTTGCCGTTACATCATACCGCTGGCGTTGATAGCAGCCGGTTGGCTCATTGTCATGGGCATGCTCAGAGTCTCGAGACTATTATATGATTGTGTGGGTGCCATACTTGAGGGTGGGGTTGAGCCATGGGCAGCAGCGTTCAGGGAGCCGGTCACATAGGCGCTATCAGAGTGTGGTGAGGCTTCTTCGAGTGAGCCAAGGTGGTCATCACCAGAGAagtcctcatcttcctcgcctgACAGGTTCAAGGAACCATCTCCGCCATCTTCACGGCCATGGGTACGCTTGTGTCTAGTATAGGGTATTAGTGATAACTCCGTTACATGATCAGGTGTGCAACATACTGCGCCAGGTTATCAGATCTTGAGAATGCTTTACTGCAGTGGGGACAGATGTAAGGTCTCTCTTGTGTATGTGTTCGCACATGTCTATACTTCAGTTTAGTTTTGGCACCTTACTATGAGGCACCGAACTTACCGCTTGAGATGTTCCAAACGCTTGAAAAGACGGCCACAGGTGGGAATGGGGCAAGAGTGTGACTTCTGAGGATATGGACCAACTTCCATGACGGTCGCGGAGCGAGCACGTCTGACAGCGCCGTTGGGAGCAGGAACAGAGCGGCGCTGATCATTGACATCACCAGAAAATTCCTCGCTAGCAAGGTGAGGAAACTCTTGCTGGTGCATGCCCATTGAGTGGGCAGCAGGGCTTCCTTCCACAGTCGACAGCGGGGTTCCATGCCTTGACATATTCTGGTGGTGTTGGGTGTTAACAGAAACCGTGGAGGTGCTGTAGGAGAGACCGGGAGGCGAGTTGTCTGCTGATTCATCACCTTCAGCTACGGGGCCAACTGAGGCAGAAATTGATCGGCGAAGCTCAGAAGGCCGGTGAGTGTGTGTGTGTGGGGCTGCTTGGGCAGTAGCAGCTGGGGTCGTAATTGCCGACATAGATGGAGGAATGGAtgaacgccgtcttctctGCTTATATGTCGGTGAACCTTCGATCACAGAGTAGACGTTGTTTGTACCATAGGGACGAGAGAACTGAGGGCCCGCCAAGTTGGAAGGTGGCAGTTGAACCATGCCGTTAAGACCGTTCATGCTAGCCATATGGTCAGGAATGGCCGAGTACAAGCCTGTCTCCTCATTGGCGATATACGCGGGCTCAGCTGAGATACCCAAAGCCTGTTGAGGGGGCGTAATGGGTTCAAAGGATATTCCTCGGTTGCTGTAATCCTCGTACTGAGAGGAGACGAATGAAGGGGCTGGCGAATACTCGAGACCATAAGCAGGCATTGAAGCATGGCGCTGGTGCCCTTGAGTGATTGGGACACCATTGTGGTTGTACTGAACACGGGTGAAATCAGGTTCCCTCTTGACAGGGACGGCTTGGGCCATTGGGTGAGGCACCGCCATCGCGCCATAAGGTACCATTGCGTCCATCCCCTCCGCCAAAGGGGGCATGGACTGTGGCATCATTGTCGGGGGAGGAGGCATCGAGTCCATCGCACGCATAACTGGGGAGGTGGACTGGCTCTGAGAGAAAGCAGACTGCTGGGCGCTgaaagaggaggagttggCTTGCTGCGCCTTAGTCAGTTGCTCATAGAGCGACTGAGACGAGTCGTATTGAAAAGACAGAGCCGGTTCGCTGACAGCAACGGTGGTGGCTTCCTGGCCCATCTTCTCACGCTTAAGATCGCGTTCCAGCGCGTCAAGAAACAGACGGTCGTGTGGGACACTGTACCAGTAAAAGaccttttgcttcttttgtgTTCGGATGCAGTTGTTCTTGTAGAGAAAGTCGAGGAAGGCGCTCTTTGGCTCCTCCAGAGAAGCGTCGGTACCAGACTTGAGATTTCGCAAGTCGGAGAAGATGCCCTCCTCAAACTTCTTGGAGTTTTTGACAGGACGGCCAAAAGCCTGGAATCGGAACGACAGGCATCTCACGATATCTGTACCAGAAATGTGAAAAAGATTGTTCCTGCGGTCAAGTTAGTGGTCAAACTCGTGATTGACACCGTCAGTCTCATCTTACCAGAGAATGCAAGAGACATATTCGCCAGTTGGCAACAAGAATCGGCGAATGTACTGATCGGGCTGCCAGTCGACAGGAGCTGAGATGAGGAAGTACTTCACTAACAAGGTGTTAGAACACAAGAGGCAATTTTCTCACATCC from Fusarium oxysporum Fo47 chromosome III, complete sequence harbors:
- a CDS encoding STE like transcription factor-domain-containing protein; translation: MYPQHSTMAPQKPETFMLSTEAQQALPHDAQVALQQVDNLKYFLISAPVDWQPDQYIRRFLLPTGEYVSCILWNNLFHISGTDIVRCLSFRFQAFGRPVKNSKKFEEGIFSDLRNLKSGTDASLEEPKSAFLDFLYKNNCIRTQKKQKVFYWYSVPHDRLFLDALERDLKREKMGQEATTVAVSEPALSFQYDSSQSLYEQLTKAQQANSSSFSAQQSAFSQSQSTSPVMRAMDSMPPPPTMMPQSMPPLAEGMDAMVPYGAMAVPHPMAQAVPVKREPDFTRVQYNHNGVPITQGHQRHASMPAYGLEYSPAPSFVSSQYEDYSNRGISFEPITPPQQALGISAEPAYIANEETGLYSAIPDHMASMNGLNGMVQLPPSNLAGPQFSRPYGTNNVYSVIEGSPTYKQRRRRSSIPPSMSAITTPAATAQAAPHTHTHRPSELRRSISASVGPVAEGDESADNSPPGLSYSTSTVSVNTQHHQNMSRHGTPLSTVEGSPAAHSMGMHQQEFPHLASEEFSGDVNDQRRSVPAPNGAVRRARSATVMEVGPYPQKSHSCPIPTCGRLFKRLEHLKRHVRTHTQERPYICPHCSKAFSRSDNLAQHKRTHGREDGGDGSLNLSGEEDEDFSGDDHLGSLEEASPHSDSAYVTGSLNAAAHGSTPPSSMAPTQSYNSLETLSMPMTMSQPAAINASGMM